A stretch of Macrobrachium rosenbergii isolate ZJJX-2024 chromosome 12, ASM4041242v1, whole genome shotgun sequence DNA encodes these proteins:
- the Tapdelta gene encoding translocon-associated protein subunit delta: MKSVLALLLACLVAVASGETCEGAQVDAVGFTSEDATLVTKIAYIADFSLSCSNGAKDVSLYAETFDGIVGVARSVDGVKYQVSWVEDVATAGSGQRPIKLYDEAGYAALRKAQRGNEDTAAVQPIAVINLYHPGAYRGPWVQSETMAILAAIFIYYYALTQKNKLMA; this comes from the exons ATGAAGTCTGTATTGGCGTTGTTGTTGGCCTGCCTTGTGGCTGTAGCTTCTG gagaaACATGTGAAGGTGCACAAGTTGATGCCGTTGGATTTACCTCTGAGGATGCAACCCTTGTCACAAAGATAGCCTACATTGCAGATTTTAGCTTATCCTGTTCAAATGGTGCAAAG GATGTGTCACTGTATGCAGAAACTTTTGATGGGATTGTGGGTGTTGCTCGATCAGTTGATGGTGTTAAGTATCAA GTGAGCTGGGTCGAAGATGTTGCAACTGCCGGATCTGGACAACGACCCATCAAGCTTTATGATGAAGCTGGATATGCTGCATTGAGAAAA GCCCAGCGTGGCAATGAAGATACTGCTGCAGTGCAGCCAATTGCTGTTATTAACCTCTATCATCCA ggTGCATACAGAGGTCCTTGGGTTCAGTCTGAGACTatggccattcttgctgctattttcatttactaCTATGCCTTGACACAGAAGAACAAGCTCATGGCTTAA